A region of Salinibacter sp. 10B DNA encodes the following proteins:
- the smpB gene encoding SsrA-binding protein SmpB, translated as MAEGVEVVERNKKAQFEYDIEETLEAGLVLEGSEVKSVRQGKVSLDGAYCQVDRYGEMKIHGMYIKPYDQAGPFGHEPRRDRKLLMHDEEIQKWGDMAEKKRYTIVPLELYFRDGWAKLKIGLAKGRKKHDKRQAIKEREEKRRMEQTKRKYNL; from the coding sequence ATGGCAGAAGGGGTTGAGGTTGTTGAGCGCAATAAAAAAGCGCAGTTTGAGTACGACATTGAGGAGACGCTGGAGGCGGGGCTCGTCCTCGAGGGGTCCGAGGTGAAGTCGGTGCGCCAGGGCAAGGTCAGCCTCGACGGGGCGTACTGCCAGGTGGATCGGTACGGCGAGATGAAGATCCACGGGATGTACATCAAGCCGTATGATCAGGCCGGGCCGTTTGGGCACGAGCCGCGCCGTGATCGCAAGCTCCTTATGCACGATGAGGAGATTCAGAAGTGGGGGGATATGGCAGAGAAGAAGCGCTACACCATTGTGCCTCTAGAGCTCTACTTTCGCGATGGCTGGGCGAAGTTGAAAATTGGGCTCGCAAAGGGCCGAAAAAAGCACGACAAGCGCCAAGCCATCAAGGAGCGAGAAGAGAAGCGGCGCATGGAGCAGACGAAGCGGAAGTACAACCTCTAG